The sequence AGCATGGACGTGGCGAGCATACGGATGCCCGGCTACGGCTGATTTTCGAGAACGGTACCGAGTCGAACATGCTGCGCCGTTCGTTGGGTCGGGCACTTTACATGGACGAGACCGGTCGGCGCATCTTGCAGGATCGTGACGAGGCGTTGGCCCAGGCTTTTCAGGACATTCGAGTCACGCATCGCGACCGTCGTACGGGATGCATCTACATCGTCAAAACGCTAAGCCAGAATCCCGCGCTGAAGCAGTTCCCGTATCTCTACAAGATCGGCTACACCGAGCAGACTGTAGATGAGCGGATTCGCAATGCCGAGCGGGATATTGCATTTTTGGAGAGCCCGGTTCAGAAGGTCACGGACTTCGAGTGTTTCAATATGAACCCCCAGCGCTTCGAGGCTTTGGTGCATGCTTTCCTTGCGGCGCAGCGCTTGAATGTGGAACTGATCGGAAAGGATGGCAAACATTACCGCCCCCGCGAATGGTTCGCGGTGTCGCTCGAGGTTGCCCGAGAGGTTATCAACCGGATCATTGACGGCAGCATCACCCAGTACCGAATGGACAATACGACCGGGAAGATCGTAAAAAAACGCCTCCCATCAACCGACGCGAATGGGGAGCGGGCATGAAACACCAGAGGCGTAGTTGGTGTAAGGCTGCGGAAGCTGGTTTGCACAAAAAATAATTAGATGGCTAAGTTAGAGAGAGCGGCATCCAAGCTGCTCTCTCTGGCGCATCGAGTTATCAGTGAGATTTTTTATCTGCAGCTTGCTGTAGTCGGTTAAGGAGCCAGCAAGCCAGCACCATGGCGACCAGTAGCGGTGGGAAGCGCAGCATCAGGGCCACCAGAAGCAACACCGTCAGGCAACCGGCAAAGATGCCGGCAAACATGAACGCGGCTGCGAACGTGCGTAGCAGTAGCTTCATATCGCCTCCTTACAGGTAGCCCAGCTCTGCCAGTGACACGCAGCCTTCGTTCCCCACCACGATGTGATCGAGCGTGCGCACACCGACGAGATTCAGTGCGTCCCGCAGTTTCGTGGTGAGGTTGCGATCCGCCATGCTGGGCTCAGGGTCACCCGAAGGGTGGTTGTGCACCAGGATCAAGGCGGCGGCGTTGTGCTCCAGGGCGAGCTTCACGACCTCCCTGGGGTACACGCTGGCTCCATCGAGAGTCCCCCTGAACAGCTCCTCGAACGCAATCACCCGGTGGCGGCTGTCGAGCATGAGCAGGGCAAATACCTCATGCTCATAGTCAGCCAGCAGCGCCTGTAGGTGACTGAACACCTCCTTAGGCGACGTCAGGGCGCGTCCCTTGCGCAGGCGCAGACTGGCCAGTTGCTTGGCCATCAGCAGGATGTCGTTTTCCGTCACCGGCGAATCGACCAGGTAGGTGCCTGTCGTGTCACTGGCTTTCAGCTTGTGCAGGCGCATGGCGGCCTCCTTGGTCTTGGTCTGTGGGTGGGGTTTGACGAGCAGCCTGTGCATCGAGCTTTTCAGCCAGGCTAGGTTTGGTGGGATTGACTGGATAGGTCGTTGCTGCAGCTGGTGCTTCACCCTCGGGGTAGAACTCTTCCACGATGGCGCTGGCATCCTCCTCGCTGTCTTCGAACGCACCGTTGCCAAAGCCACGTCGTGCTGCCTCATCCAAAGCGGCTTGATCGAAGCCCGCAGCCTGGCGCCTCGAATCGAGTTCGCTGGCCGTCACCAGTGCTTCAGCCATGTCCATGCTGCCGCGTACTGTCAGGTCGGCGTAGAAGATCGGCGTGCCATGGCTTTGTCGCGTCGACTTCCCACGAAGACGCAGCTCCAGCGGCAGACAGGCCAGGCGGTTACCAGAGATGGCTTGGAAGTAATGCAGGCGAGCCGCCAAGGTGCGGATGCTGTTGAAGCCGGTGGTGCGAAACACGAAGCTACCCAGCGGATCCTCATCGCCAATGAGTACGTTCAGGCGGCCGTAGGGCTTGCAGGCACCGCCTTTCGCCATCGGGCAGGCATCCGGTGAAGGGCAGGGCAGCGACTGCATGCCGTCCTGAGTGGCTCGCTTGCAGGTTTCGCCATTGCCGACGCAAACCGGGCGCCCCGATTGCCGGTCGAACAGCGTGTAGTCAGCGCGGAAGTTCAGCTCCGGTTCGTTGAACAGCAGGCGTACCGGAATGCTGCGCAGCTTGTCGTCCTTGCCTTGACGCAGCTCATCATTGAGCGGGTGCAGCAGCCAGCCGTCCTTGCCTTGCACCTGTGAGGTGATAGTGAATTGGTCATCCTTCTCCGGTAGTCGTTTGCCGTTCTTCTCGATGACCTTGCCGATGGAAATCCGCCCGAGTACCGGCGGCGTGATAGCCAGACCTTTGAGCATGTTGTGTCTCCTGGAAATGAAAAAAGGCCAGCCACGCAGCGCGAACTGCATGGACTGGCCAAGGGGAGGGAGTTATGAGAAGAGGTTGGAATCAGCCGACCAGGAAGCGCCGTGCGCCGGGTTTGATCAGCGAATATTTGGCTTTCAGGTGCGGTCTCTCCTGAAGTAGCCGGGCCACGTCGAAGCCGACGCTGTCTTTGGCTTTACGCCAGCTGATGTACCCGTTGGTGAACTCAGCCCGACTGGCATCGCCCATGGCCTGTTGCAGCATCTGCTTGAGCTGGGCTTCACGCTTTTCCTTATCGGCAATCGCTTGGCGCAGTGCTTTGAGCTCAATGTAGGCCGCTGACAATCCAGCATGACCGCTGAAATCCACGGTCTCGCCCGAGTCCGTAGGGAATAAGCAGCGCAGGGCGGTCTCGGCGGAAGCTGTGCCATCTGCGGGCGGTGGTGTATCCGTTTCCACGTACTGCCAGAAACATCGTTCGAGCTCGATCAGGCGAGCGATCATCTGCTCATCCCGCTCTATGCGGTGGATCTCCAGATGCTGCCCTCCGAGCACAACCGCCACATCGGCAGCCTGCTTGCCCGTGACGGCGAGCTGATGCATCACCTGCAACTGCACATATTCGGGCACGCCCTCTTTCCAGAGGCGTGCCCCGTTTATGCCGGCTGTCTTGCATTCGAGGATCTGCACGTCGTCGGCACCGATTACTTCGCGGTCGATATTGGCTAGCATCCAGGACAACTCAGGATCCGGGTGCTGCAGCACGGCATTGATTCGGCGGACCTTGTTCTTGGTGCGCTTGCTGTAATGCCAGGCCACGATGGGCTCTAGGACGTTGCCCCAGTACATCGGGCTGTCCTCATCATCGGGATCGGTTTTTGGTAATCCGGTGTCGCGCCCGGTCTTTTCCAGCCACAGCTCCAGTTGCGATTTGTAGGGGTTGAGGCCGACGGCAGCGGCTGCATCGGAGCTGCCGATGCCTTGCTTGCGGACTGCCAGCCAATCTTCGCGAGGCAATTCCTTGGTGCTGATCAGACGCAAAGCCGGACGGGGTTTGCTGGTACTGCGGTTCAATGAGGTTGCTTTCATGCTGTTCACCTTGCAGGCATAAAAACGCCCAGCCAGCGCGAAGCTGACCGGGCGATACGGTTGAGATGGGGTGATGGGGGTTAGGCAGCGAGCTGAAGAGCGGTATCCAGGGCTCGTTGCTTGATCTGCGCGCCTTGGCCGAACCAGGCTGAATCAAGCCGGTACTCAGTGCTACGTGCACGCCGTTCGTGATCGACATACTCGGTCACGGCATTGAGCAGGCCCCAGGCGGTGCCTTTGGCCGATTCCAGCTGACTGCCCCGGCCCCGGCCTTCGTAGAGCTCCTGAACCTTGCGCAGGGCGCGCTCGTTGGGTAGCTGTTCAGGAAGCTGGCCAGTCGGACTGACCTCGCACATGACGTTCATAAAGAAGCCCATTGCCTCATGCCACTGCACCTTACGCTCAGCCAGATGGCGCATGCGGTACATGAAGTCGTCCCATTGCGAGACGGCGATGCCGAGCTGCTTCTTCACCGTATTGGGATCGAAGCGAGTGTTGTGCGGCACCTTGATGGCTCGGCTGGTGCCGTCCAGAGCGATGGTCAGGGTGTTGTTGCACACCACGCGAACAGTGGTCGGCGTTGCGGTGGTGGCCAAGGTGCCGTCGCACGACGTAGCCAACAGCAGGTAGCCGTTGACCTGGTCGTTACCCTTGATCGCCGTGCCTTGCCCAGTGCGTGCAAGCGCCCAGAACTTGCGCCCGCCCTTGAGCACGCCAGCGGTTTCCAGCTCGTAGCCGGAGACCTCGGTCAGATCCCGGTAGAACTCCAGTACCTCGCGTGGCTGCACGGTGTGATAACGCTTGGAGACCACTGACAGCGGGGCTTTGGTATCCGAGCGATAGAGCACCTTCTGCTCGGGGAAAGAATGAATCGTGCCGAGATGGCCAATGGCATCCGATTTGAAATGAACGGGGCTTTCCAGGATCTGCCAGTCCATACCGGCTTCACGTTGCCAGACCTCAATGGGTTGTTTTTGCGGCAGGTTGTTGCCCAGACCGTGCCAAGGGGTAGCTCCGGCGTAGGCCATGGTTTCGACGAGATGAGCCATGAGAACGATTCCTTTGGGTGCGCGCCGGCATAAGCGCCGCGCAGAGCGCAGCACCGGCTGGGAGTTAGAGAAAGAGGGAGTGGAGCCGCCTGATCAGGTCGGCAGATTGAAGCGATGCCCGCAGAGCAGGCAGAGGTTGTTAGCCAGGACGTGGCGATCGAGCTTGTGGCCAAGCTGAGCGCCGAGCGCGCAGCCACCGACGCCGCCGGCCAGTCCGCCGAGGATGGCTCCGGAGATTGAGCCGACGGTAATACCGACAGGGCCGGCAATAGCGCCAACAGCCGCCCCGGCTTGACCGCCAGCCAGCGCAGCACTGATGCCACGAGCAGCACCGCCGACCGTGCCGACAGCAGCGGCGATCTTCATGGCGTGGTGGAAGGAAGCGACTTTGGGGGAACGACAGCGAGGGCACTGCAATGACATGAGGTGAACCTTCTTGATGGTGATGTCATTGCGGTTATGTAGGGCTGAGATTTTTTTGAATCGAATGGCCGGCTTTCAGGCGCGTATCAAATCGAGCAATGGGCTGGAGTCGGCCAAAAGCGGCCTGTCGCGAAGGGCAGGTTTCAGCTAAAAGTAGATAAGGGCGCGTTAGCGGAGCTCGTTTTTTTGTCCTGACGAAGTGGTAGATGGGCGAATCGGCGAGACCGAAACTCATATCGCAGGGTATGAGCGCCAAGCCCCGCCCATCAGATACCGAGGGTTTGGTGGTTTGAACGATCTATCCGGATAGCTCCGGTTTGGCACCAGGTTTTTGCTCGTCGGAGTTTTGCGCGCTGGAAGACGCCTCGATAGACGATGGGTTTTCCTCATCCAGCTGGCAAATCGTGCAGTTCTGGCTATCTGGATGATTAGTTTCGACATAGCGAACGCGGCGGCTTCCCGATTGCCGGTTTGCGCTCACGCGGAAACGGGGTCGATCAGGGGTCTTCATATTCAATCCCTCACGTAGCGAAATGGATGCTTGGTAACGTCGCCTGGAGGCTGCGAACGGTGATGGATTCCCCGGGCCTCAAGGGGGCTGGCATGACGTGCTCAACCCTCAGGACTGTGCTCAACCTGTTCGCAATAGCGACGGAAATTATCCGTCAGGTCGGGTGGGCATACGCCGCACTGGCGATTCCCCGGCACGGCGTGATCGATGAACTTGGGATAAGGCAAATTCAATTCCGCCATGATGTCGCGGAAGCGCTCCAACGTTATCGCTTCACCGAGTCGGGGATTGCGCTGCTTTTCCTGGGCGATGGTCGAGACTCGTCGACCACTGTAGTCATGGCCGGGATAGACCAGGGTGTCGTCTGGCAGCGTGAACAGCTTGTTTCTAACGCTGTGAAACAGGTCGTCGGCGCTGCCGTTCTGAAAGTCAGTCCTACCGCAGCCGTCGATGAGCAACGCATCACCGCTGAACAGGCGATCACCGAGGAGGTAGGCGAAGTGCCCGTCCGTGTGGCCGGGGGTATGCAAAGGCGTGAACTGCAGGCTGCCGACTATGAAAGGGACGCCTTCCACGATGCCCACATCCGTGCAGGGCAGCTTGTCGATAGCCGGCCCCGCGATACGGCAGCCGGTCTGCTTCTTTAGCTCCAGCGCGGCGGTGATATGGTCGGCATGTATATGGGTGTCCAAGGTGAACGCCAGCTGCAGGTCCAGCCTGGCCAGCTCGGCCAGGTCGCGGTCCGTTGCGGAAATGACCGGGTCGATGAGCACGGCCTGGCCGGTGTCCTCGCATCCGAGTACGTAGGTATAGGTGGACGACACGGGCTCAAACAGCTGGCGAAATATCATGATGGTCTCGGCTAGTGGTGAGTGTTCAGCGGTGCCTGTTCCAGCGCACTGAGCAGTGCATATTTTTCCTGATCGATCTCGCCCCGCGTGCGGATACCCAGCCGGCGCAAGATCGCCAGCGGCGGGCACCAGCCCTGCAAGCCGTGTTGCAGAAGAAACGGCAGCACGACGCCGGGCAGCAGAAACCACTTTCGGTTCGCTGTCAGGCCAAGCAGCAGGCCAGACAGCGCGAGCGAGGAGGCATTGACCTCGAGCACGCGCTCGACATCCCACTCGCGATCCAGGGCGTCGATACGCTGAAGGATTGCGCTTCGTCCCATCCCGCTGAAGTGACGAATGTTCTCGTCCGTTTGCCGATCGATTTCCTGATTCACAGGTAGGGACGTTGAGCGGCGAACCCGGTCCGCCTGGTCATGATGGGTACTGTTCTGCTGTATCGATGACATGTTGATCTCCTGGTTCGCGCCGACAGGGTGGGCGCGGCGAGGTGAAAAGTCACAGCGATGCCGCATATTTTTAGGGTGTGTGCGGGTGGTCGAGTTCCGACCGGGCGTCCGCTGCCGCGTTGATACGATCTATTGAAATATATATTGATAAATCGTATTGTCAAATTCACCTGACCCACCTGAATAAAAATGGCCCACATGGCAGATCTCGATATCGAAACGCTTCGTCGCAGTGCCGCGGACGCCTGCGGCTTGCTGAAAGTGCTCGGCAACCCTGACCGCCTGTTGTTGCTCTGCCAGCTGACCCAGGGCGAGCACTGCGTGGGTGACCTCGCCAGTGCGACGGGCATTGTGCAGCCGACCCTGTCGCAGCAGCTCACGGTGCTGCGCCACAACGGCTTGGTCAGCACCCGACGCGAGGGCAAGCAAGTGCATTACAGCATCGCCAGCCCTCAAGCGATGGAGGTCATGCAGGTGCTTTACCGGCTTTACTGTCAGCATCCCGAACGCGAGGAATCCTCGACATGACGATTGATTGGGTACATTTCACACCCTGGTCCTCGCTCGCCGGGGGCGCGCTGATCGGTCTTGCTGCGGCCTTGTTTATTCTGTTGGGCGGGAGAATCGCGGGCGTCAGCGGCGTGATCGGCGGGTTGCTGCGGCCGGCCAAAGGCGATGTGCTCTGGCGTGTTGCATTCATTGCCGGGCTGGTGATCGCGCCGGTGCTGTTTCAGGCCGCGTTCGAGCAACGAGACATCGACGTAGAGGCGAGCACCTTGACCCTGATCGCGGCTGGTGTGTTGGTCGGGATCGGCACGCGGTATGGCTCCGGTTGTACGAGCGGGCATGGCGTCTGCGGGTTGTCGCGACGGTCGCCGCGCTCGCTGGTCGCGACGGCCGCCTTCATGGCCAGCGGCTTTCTAACCGTATTTGTCATCCGCCACCTGCTGGGCTGAGGAGTTGCCATGAAATTACTGAGCGCCTTTATAGCGGGGCTGGTTTTCGGCCTCGGCCTGATCCTGTCTGGGATGGCCGATCCGTCCAAAGTGATCGCCTTTCTCGATCTGGCCGGGCCGTGGGACCCCTCGCTCGCGTTCGTTATGGGCGGTGCGATTGCGGTCGCCAGTGTCGGGTTCTATTTCGCCTCCAAACGGTCCCGGGCGGTGCTGGGAGATATCATGCGAATGCCCACCGCCACCCGGATCGATCGCCCTCTTGTACTGGGCAGCCTGGTATTCGGAGCGGGATGGGGGCTGGCTGGCTATTGTCCGGGTCCGGCGGTCGCGACGCTTTTGAGTGGTCGGAGCGAACCGCTGATCTTTGTCCTCGCCATGTTGGCAGGTATGGCGCTCTACGAGTTGCAGACACGCTTTTCAGGGAAGCCGCAGTGAAACGTTGCGGTCGCTGTAAATCGAAAGGTGATCCAAGGCTTCCGGAGCGCAACGATGGTTGAGATCGGGCTCGGGCTATTGGTCGGCCTCGTCCTGGCGCTGACGGGTGCTGGCGGCGGCATCCTCACCGTGCCGTTGCTGATCTTCGTGGTCGGGCTCGAGCTGCATCAGGCCGCGCCCATCGGGTTGATGGCGGTCGGGCTTGCCGCATGGGTTGGGGCGGTGATTGGGCTGAGGGACGGCATTGTCCGTTACAAGGCGGCGGCGCTGATGGCCTGCTGCGGTGTGTTGCTCGCGCCCGTCGGCGTCTGGGTGGCCGGGCGGGTAGCGCACGATGTGCTCGCCGTGGTGTTTGCGCTGGTGATGTTCTGGGTTGCCTTCAGGGCATTCAGGCGCCCGCCGAGCGATGACACGACCCCGAGGGCCGTGCCCTGTCGGTTGAATCCCGACACGGGCCGTTTCCACTGGACGTCCCGCTGCGCGGCCACTGTCGCCGCGTCCGGCACCTTGGCCGGTTTCCTCTCCGGCTTGCTGGGGGTCGGCGGCGGGTTCGTGCTGGTGCCGGCGCTCAGTCGCTTCAGTGATCTGCCGATGCATTCGATTGCCGCCACGTCGTTGGCGGTCATCGGCCTGGTGTCGGTCAGCGGCGTGTTGTCCGCCGCGCTGACGGGTAGCATTCAGTGGGCAGTGGCGCTGCCGTTCTCGGCCGGTGCGGTGCTGGGGATGTTCGCCGGCCGCATGGTTTCATCTCGCCTGGACGGGCGCCTGCTGCAGCGAGGCTTCGGGTTGGTCGCGGCTGTTGCCGCGTCGGCCTTGCTGCTTCAAGTCGCCTTCTGATCGCACACCCGCAGGTGGCAAACCAGACACCTGCGCGCGACCGGATAAGACGTTAGCCTTCCTGAACCGGCAGGTTTGCCGCCTTCCAGGCCATCCAGGAACCGGGGACATTGGCCACATCACAAAAGCCGGCCTTCTTGAGGATGCTGGCGGCGATGGAGGCGCGATAGCCGGAGCCGCAGTAGGTGGCGGTGGTCTTGTCCGGATCCAGCTCGTTGAGCCGGTCAGCAAGGTGCGCGACGAAGATGTGCCTAGCGCCAGGCACCCGGCCCGCCGCGACCTCTTGAGGGCTGCGTACATCCAGCACCTGCACATCGGGCGCTTCACGACGTGCATTCAGTTCATGAACCGTCCATTCCTGAAGCCTGTTCAGCGGTAGCGCCGCGTTCTGCCAGTCCGTCATGCCGTTGCGTAGATAGCCGCGAATATCGTCAAGGCCTATCCGGTAGAGCTGGGTGACAGCCTGGTGAACATCGTCGGCCGATTCGCCCACCAGCAGGATCGGGCGAGCGTCGTCGAGCATCCAGCCAGCCCAGTTCACGAACTCGTTGCGCAGGGCAATGTTGATCGCCCCGGGCACGTGCCCGCCGCCAAACGCGAGGATCGAGCGGACGTCCACGACCTGCATGCCGCGCGCCGCCAGTGTCTCGAACTCGGACGGCGCGAGTGGCGGTGGTAGGGAAGCGCCCTCCATCTGTACGGCCGAACGCACGTTCAGCTGTTTCAGGCGCGCGTAGTGACGGGGTGGTTCCGGCATGTCCGCCAGTAGCCAATCGATAAACTCGTCCTCGCTCCGCTGCTCGCGCAACGCGGGGTTGAAGAGACGCTCGCTGCCGAGCGTGGAGTGGCGTCGGTCGCCGATGGATTTGCCGCAGGCCGAGCCGGCGCCGTGGCAGGGGTAGATTTCGATCCGGTCGCCAAGGGGCAGGTAGTGATCGAAAAGTGTGTGGTACAGCGCGCCGGCGAGTTTTCGTTCACTGCCTTCGCCCAGCAGGTCGGGGCGCCCGACGTCCAGGTTGAACAGGGTGTCGCCGGTAAACAGCGCGATCGGCTGGTCGCCCTGCTGGGCGTCGAACAGCTGCAGGGAGATGTGTTCTGGCGTATGCCCGGGCGTGTGCATGACTTGCAACGTGGCCTGCCCGAGCTCTATGGTCTCGCCACCGCTGACCTGGCGAAGCTCGAACTCGTAGTTATCCGCGCGACCGCCGATGATCTGTGCCCCGGTGCGCTTCGCCAGCGCCTGGGCGCCGGACACGAAGTCGGCATGGATATGTGTTTCGATGGCGTAGGCGATTCGCAGGCCTCGCGCCTTGGCCATTTGCAGGTAGATATCGATGTCGCGGCGGGGGTCGATGACCGCGGCTACCGCGGCCTTGCTGTCGCCGATCAGATAGGAAATCTGCGCCAGGCCGTCTGTATAAAAAGGTTCGAAAACAAGCATTGCCACCTCCGACGATGGTTAACGGATTGCTCAGTCAACTATTCGGACGGTGTGCGTGGCTGGACGTTCAGGCTATCGAGATGCCGTCATCAGGGAGCGGGAGCCTGCAGGCTGACCACCAGCTCGACGACGAGACCATCCGCCTGCGGTACGAAACGCAGATCGCAGGCACAGCGCTCGGCGATCGCCTTGACAATGGACAGGCCCAGACCACTGCCTTCACCTTCGCCGCTGCGCCAGAAGCGCTCCGTCAGACGCTCGAGCATTTCCGGCGGGATGGCCGAGCCGTGATCCTGCACGCTGAAGCGAACCCGGCTTTCATCCAGCTGGGAGATCGTCAAGCGGATGGTCGTGCCGTCCTGGGTATGGCGGCGGGCATTGTCGAGCAGGTTGCGCAATGCCGCGACCGCCAGGGTGGGCGGCATCGCCAGTGGGCGAAGGGAGACCTCTTGCGCCCCGCACAGCTCGATGTGCGGCCCAGGCTGCTGGCTGGCGTCAGCGATCGCCAGTTGCGCGACTTCGAGCGCCGTGCAACTGAGCCCGTCATCAAAGGACACGCGGCCTTCCACTCGCGCCAGCATGAGCAGCTGTTCGAGGATCCGGTGCAGACGATCCGTGCCGACCTCGGCCTGGGCCAATGCCCGTTTCGCGGTATCGCCCTCGGTCATGGCCGCCACCTGCAGGTGGGTCTTGATGGCGGTCAGCGGGCTGCGCAGTTCATGGGCGGCGTCATCGGTCAGCCGGCGTTCGCGTTCGAGCATGTGCGCGATCCGCGCGAACAGCTGGTTCTGGGTTTCGACCAGGGGCGTCAGCTCTCGCGGCAGTCGCTCGATGTGCAACGGCTCCACCGAGTCGGCGCTGCGTTGCGCCAGGGCCGTGCGGATTCGTCTGAGCGGCGCTAGGCCGTTGCCGATTCCGATCCACAACACGATCAGGCTGCCCAGCAACGCGACGAAAACCGGCAGTGCTGCGGCCAGGAGCACCGAGCGCTGGAGTGCGGTGCGCTCGTCAAGGCGATCGGCCGTGGTGATGCGCATGCCGTTCTGGATGAAGGTGAAGCTACGCCAGGCGGTATCGCCGATCATCTGGTCGTGGAAGCCGGTGCGCTGAGCGTCGAGTGCACTGTCAGGCGCCGCATGGCTGCGCGCCAGGATTTCACCCCGCAAGGAGCTGATCTGGCAGGCCAGGCCGTTTTCGATGCCCAGCTGTTCCGCACTCAGCCGGGTGATCCCGCCTTCGCCCAGTTGCGGCTGCGGCAATTGCACGAGCAAGCCCGCAACCATCCGCGCCGACGCAGCAAGGCGCTGATCGAGGGACTGCATCAACTGATTGCGAACGTCGAAGAGCATCCAGGTCGCGGCCAGCGCCCAGAGCAGCACGAAGGCCGAGCCAAGGGTAAGGGTCAGGCGCAGGCGCAAGCTCATGGGTCGGGTGCCTCGGTGGGAGCCGACGCATGGCCGGCAGGGCCGAGGCGATAACCTATCCCCCTGACGGTTTCGACGATGCCGTTACCCAGCTTGCGCCTGAGATGGTGGATATGGACATTCAGGGCGTTGCTTTCGACGTCATCGCCCAGCCCGTACACGGCGTCCTTGAGCTGCTCGGCCGATAGTACGCGGCCGGGGTTCTGCAGCAGCGCCTGGAGCAGCGCCTGTTCACGGCGCGACAGGTCTACGGGTTCGCCTGCCATGAACGCCGCACAGGCAGCGGGATCGTAGCTCAGCGTCCCGTGTTCGATCATCTGCGTAGCCCGACCGGCAGCGCGGCGCAGCAGGGCATGCAGGCGGGCGGCGAGTTCACGCAGGTCGAAGGGCTTGACGAGGTAGTCGTCAGCGCCTGCCTGAAGCCCGGATACCCGCTCGGTCACCGCGTCCCGGGCAGTCAGGATCAGCACAGGCAGCTCGAGGCCACGGCGGCGCAGGCGCTGGAGAAAGCGCAGGCCGTCTTCGTCAGGCAGGCCCAGATCGAGAATGATCAGGTCGAAGCTGGCTGTGCGCAGCAGCGAGTCGGCCTGCCCGGCCGTAGCGGCATGGGCCACGCTGAAGCCCTGGGCTTCGAGCCCGGCGACGATGCCACTGGCGATCAGTGCGTTGTCTTCTGTCAGCAGTACGTGCATGTGGGAATCGCTTGATAGGCAGCAGTCAGTATCGTCCGCCTGGATTAACGGCGCGTTAGCAGATGGTACGCCGAGTTGCTCGTGCCTCAACGCCTCTCAGCCTTACAGGTTGTGTCCGGGCAAGCCTCGTTAATCGCCTCTTAATCCCGAGTCGGCAAGCTCGCCGTCGAATCGGGTAATCGGGTGTTGTGCATGCGAGCGCTTTTTATCTTTCTGGCCTGCTGCCTATGGTCCGTGCAGCTGGCGAACGCTTCGCCGTTCACCTTCGGTCAGAAGCAGCAGGACTTTCTGCCCGTGGACGAAGCGTTCACGCTGCACGTCGAGCAGCCTGACGCTGGCGGAGTCGTGCTGCGCTGGGACATTGCGCCCGGCTATTACCTCTACCAGGAGCGCCTGCGATTCGCAGGGCTGCCACCGGGGATCGAGCCCCAGTTGCCGCCTGGCGAGGCGTACCACGACGAATATTTTGGTGATTCGCGAATCTATCGCGACAGCCTGGAAGTGCAGCTCCCCGATGCGGATCTCGCGTCGCTTGAACTCGGCTGGCAAGGCTGCGCCGATGCCGGCCTGTGCTATCCGCCGCAGAGCCGCACGGTAGAGCTGGGCGGCAGCAGCACCCCTCCGTCCATGCCGGTTCAGGCCGACGACCAGGCCCTGGCCAGCGGGCTACAGCAGCAGTCGCTGGGCTGGAGCCTGCTGATCTTCTTCGGACTCGGCCTGCTGCTTGCCTTTGCGCCCTGTTCGCTGCCGATGCTACCCATCCTGGCCGGCATCGTGGTGGGTAGCCAGGCCGGGCCTCGCCGCGGCATGGCGCTGGCTGGCGCCTATGTATTCAGCATGGCGCTGGTCTACGCCGCCCTCGGAGTGGTGGCGGCGCTACTGGGTGCGAATCTGCAGGGATGGCTGATGCAGCCGTGGCTGATCGCAAGTTTCGCTGGCCTGTTCGTGCTGCTGTCCTTACCTATGTTCGGCTTCTTCGAACTGCAACTGCCGGCGGGCCTGCGTGATCGGCTGGAGCAGGCCGGCCGCCAGCGCCGGGGCGGCAGCCTCGCCGGGGCCAGCGCGTTGGGTGTGTTGTCCGGGCTGCTGGTGGGCCCTTGCATGACCGCACCGCTGGCCGCGGCGCTGCTGTACATCGCCCAAAGCGGCGACGCCCTGAACGGTGGCCTGGTGTTGTTCGCGCTGGGCCTGGGGATCGGTACGCCGTTGGTGCTGCTGGTGACAGTGGGCAATCGCTTCCTGCCCAAGCCTGGGCCGTGGATGGATCGCG is a genomic window of Stutzerimonas stutzeri containing:
- the radC gene encoding RadC family protein, whose translation is MRLHKLKASDTTGTYLVDSPVTENDILLMAKQLASLRLRKGRALTSPKEVFSHLQALLADYEHEVFALLMLDSRHRVIAFEELFRGTLDGASVYPREVVKLALEHNAAALILVHNHPSGDPEPSMADRNLTTKLRDALNLVGVRTLDHIVVGNEGCVSLAELGYL
- a CDS encoding ArsR/SmtB family transcription factor encodes the protein MAHMADLDIETLRRSAADACGLLKVLGNPDRLLLLCQLTQGEHCVGDLASATGIVQPTLSQQLTVLRHNGLVSTRREGKQVHYSIASPQAMEVMQVLYRLYCQHPEREESST
- a CDS encoding YqaJ viral recombinase family protein; this translates as MKATSLNRSTSKPRPALRLISTKELPREDWLAVRKQGIGSSDAAAAVGLNPYKSQLELWLEKTGRDTGLPKTDPDDEDSPMYWGNVLEPIVAWHYSKRTKNKVRRINAVLQHPDPELSWMLANIDREVIGADDVQILECKTAGINGARLWKEGVPEYVQLQVMHQLAVTGKQAADVAVVLGGQHLEIHRIERDEQMIARLIELERCFWQYVETDTPPPADGTASAETALRCLFPTDSGETVDFSGHAGLSAAYIELKALRQAIADKEKREAQLKQMLQQAMGDASRAEFTNGYISWRKAKDSVGFDVARLLQERPHLKAKYSLIKPGARRFLVG
- a CDS encoding DUF932 domain-containing protein; this translates as MAHLVETMAYAGATPWHGLGNNLPQKQPIEVWQREAGMDWQILESPVHFKSDAIGHLGTIHSFPEQKVLYRSDTKAPLSVVSKRYHTVQPREVLEFYRDLTEVSGYELETAGVLKGGRKFWALARTGQGTAIKGNDQVNGYLLLATSCDGTLATTATPTTVRVVCNNTLTIALDGTSRAIKVPHNTRFDPNTVKKQLGIAVSQWDDFMYRMRHLAERKVQWHEAMGFFMNVMCEVSPTGQLPEQLPNERALRKVQELYEGRGRGSQLESAKGTAWGLLNAVTEYVDHERRARSTEYRLDSAWFGQGAQIKQRALDTALQLAA
- a CDS encoding YeeE/YedE family protein, coding for MTIDWVHFTPWSSLAGGALIGLAAALFILLGGRIAGVSGVIGGLLRPAKGDVLWRVAFIAGLVIAPVLFQAAFEQRDIDVEASTLTLIAAGVLVGIGTRYGSGCTSGHGVCGLSRRSPRSLVATAAFMASGFLTVFVIRHLLG
- a CDS encoding MBL fold metallo-hydrolase, coding for MIFRQLFEPVSSTYTYVLGCEDTGQAVLIDPVISATDRDLAELARLDLQLAFTLDTHIHADHITAALELKKQTGCRIAGPAIDKLPCTDVGIVEGVPFIVGSLQFTPLHTPGHTDGHFAYLLGDRLFSGDALLIDGCGRTDFQNGSADDLFHSVRNKLFTLPDDTLVYPGHDYSGRRVSTIAQEKQRNPRLGEAITLERFRDIMAELNLPYPKFIDHAVPGNRQCGVCPPDLTDNFRRYCEQVEHSPEG
- a CDS encoding YeeE/YedE family protein, yielding MKLLSAFIAGLVFGLGLILSGMADPSKVIAFLDLAGPWDPSLAFVMGGAIAVASVGFYFASKRSRAVLGDIMRMPTATRIDRPLVLGSLVFGAGWGLAGYCPGPAVATLLSGRSEPLIFVLAMLAGMALYELQTRFSGKPQ
- a CDS encoding hydrolase or metal-binding protein; translated protein: MLKGLAITPPVLGRISIGKVIEKNGKRLPEKDDQFTITSQVQGKDGWLLHPLNDELRQGKDDKLRSIPVRLLFNEPELNFRADYTLFDRQSGRPVCVGNGETCKRATQDGMQSLPCPSPDACPMAKGGACKPYGRLNVLIGDEDPLGSFVFRTTGFNSIRTLAARLHYFQAISGNRLACLPLELRLRGKSTRQSHGTPIFYADLTVRGSMDMAEALVTASELDSRRQAAGFDQAALDEAARRGFGNGAFEDSEEDASAIVEEFYPEGEAPAAATTYPVNPTKPSLAEKLDAQAARQTPPTDQDQGGRHAPAQAESQ